The proteins below are encoded in one region of Ascaphus truei isolate aAscTru1 chromosome 10, aAscTru1.hap1, whole genome shotgun sequence:
- the IVNS1ABP gene encoding influenza virus NS1A-binding protein, which produces MVPNGCLVFEDEQFIESSVAKLNALRKSGQFCDVKLQVCGHEMLAHRAVLACCSPFLFEIFNNDSESRGISHVKFDDLNPEAMEVLLNYAYTSQLKAETELVKDVYSAAKKLKVDRVKQVCGDYLLSKMDVQSCISYRNFVNAMEDWRLLSKIDRYIQEHLLEISEQEDFLKLPRLKLEIMLEENVSLPSNGKLYTKVINWVQRSIWENGESVEALIEEVRTLYYSADHKLRDGHPQDGRVKALGSDEDHIQFVQKKSPRENDHKHLSSSLSGMLSPPVTMPLRPKHEWKIIASEKKTNKTYLCLAVLNGTLCVIFLHGRNTPQNSPSSTPRLVKSLSLEMPPDDSVEKVMSPMHYARSGLGTVELNGKLIAAGGYNREECLRTVECYDPVKDIWKFISPMKTPRARFQMAALMGHLYVVGGSNGHSDDLSGGEKYDPKLDMWTPVPELRTNRCNAGVCALNGKLYIVGGSDPYCQKGLKNCDVFEPIERSWTSCAPLNIRRHQSSVCELGGYMYMIGGAESWNCLNTMERYNPENDTWTLMAPMNVARRGAGVAVYEGKLFVGGGFDGSHALSCVESYDPARNEWKMMGGMTSPRSNAGIVAVASNIFAVGGFDGNEFLNTVESYNPESNEWSQFTKTFRS; this is translated from the exons ATGGTTCCAAACGGATGTCTAGTTTTTGAGGATGAACAATTTATTGAGTCCTCTGTGGCCAAATTAAATGCTTTGCGAAAAAGCGGGCAGTTTTGTGATGTCAAACTTCAG GTTTGTGGCCATGAGATGCTGGCTCACCGGGCTGTACTCGCCTGCTGTAGCCCCTTCTTGTTTGAGATTTTCAACAATGACAGTGAATCTCGTGGCATTTCCCACGTCAAATTTGATGACCTCAACCCAGAGGCAATGGAAGTCTTATTAAACTATGCATATACTTCCCA GCTTAAAGCTGAGACCGAGCTCGTGAAAGATGTCTACTCTGCAGCTAAGAAGTTGAAGGTAGATCGAGTAAAGCAG GTGTGTGGAGATTATTTACTGTCCAAGATGGATGTGCAAAGCTGTATCTCTTATCGTAACTTTGTAAACGCCATGGAAGACTGGCGTTTGTTAAGTAAAATAGACCGGTATATTCAGGAGCATCTCTTGGAAATCTCAGAACAGGAGGACTTTCTTAAGCTTCCACGGCTCAAG TTGGAAATAATGCTGGAAGAAaatgtctctctccccagcaaCGGTAAATTGTACACAAAGGTAATCAACTGGGTTCAGCGAAGCATATGGGAGAATGGCGAAAGTGTGGAGGCCCTCATTGAAGAG GTTAGAACATTGTACTACTCAGCTGACCACAAGCTGCGTGATGGGCATCCGCAAGATGGACGGGTTAAGGCATTGGGCAGTGACGAAGACCACATTCAGTTTGTGCAG AAAAAATCGCCCCGTGAAAATGACCACAAGCACCTAAGTAGCAGCTTGTCTGGGATGCTCTCCCCTCCAGTTACCATGCCACTGCGCCCCAAACACGAATGGAAAATAATCGCATCGGAGAAGAAAACAA ATAAAACGTACTTATGTCTCGCTGTCCTGAACGGCACgctgtgtgtgatttttctgCACGGACGCAACACTCCTCAGAACTCCCCCTCCAGTACCCCACGCCTGGTAAAAAGTTTGAGTCTTGAAATGCCGCCTGATGATTCCGTGGAGAAGGTCATGTCCCCCATGCACTACGCCCGTTCTGGGCTGGGAACGGTGGAATTAAATGGAAAGCTCATTGCAGCAG GCGGTTACAACAGAGAAGAATGTCTCCGTACGGTCGAATGTTACGATCCAGTTAAAGACATTTGGAAATTTATTTCACCAATGAAAACGCCAAGAGCCAGATTCCAAATGGCCGCTCTGATG GGTCACCTGTATGTTGTAGGAGGCTCAAATGGTCACTCCGATGACCTCAGCGGTGGGGAAAAATATGACCCCAAATTGGATATGTGGACCCCAGTTCCAGAGTTGAGAACAAACCGGTGTAATGCAG GTGTTTGTGCCCTCAATGGAAAGTTGTACATTGTTGGAGGCTCAGATCCGTATTGTCAGAAAGGACTTAAAAACTGTGATGTGTTTGAGCCGATAGAAAGATCATGGACGAGCTGTGCGCCACTAAACATTA GAAGGCATCAGTCATCCGTCTGTGAGCTTGGTGGTTACATGTACATGATTGGGGGAGCGGAGTCCTGGAATTGTCTCAATACGATGGAGCGTTATAATCCTGAAAATGACACCTGGACATTGATGGCACCCATGAACGTGGCTCGCCGAGGAGCAGGAGTTGCTGTTTATGAAG GCAAACTGTTTGTGGGAGGGGGCTTTGACGGCTCCCACGCACTAAGCTGCGTGGAATCGTACGACCCTGCTAGAAATGAATGGAAAATGATGGGCGGGATGACCTCCCCACGAAGCAATGCCGGCATCGTGGCCGTGGCAAGCAATATATTTGCTGTGGGCGGTTTTGATGGGAACGAGTTCTTAAACACCGTTGAATCCTACAACCCGGAGTCCAACGAATGGAGCCAGTTTACCAAAACTTTCAGATCTTAG